A section of the Rhizobium sp. SSA_523 genome encodes:
- a CDS encoding NADH-quinone oxidoreductase subunit NuoF codes for MTITVFVPRDASALAVGADAVAAAIAQEAVIRGQDVTIVRNGSRGMLWLEVLVEVRTAQGRLAYGPVRVADVPSLFDAGFLAGGDHPLAHGPTKDIPFLKGQTRLTFARCGVTDPLSLEDYRHYQGLKGLANAIAMPPAEIVAQVTQSGLRGRGGAGFPTGIKWKTVAEAAADQKYIVCNADEGDSGTFADRMIMEGDPFVLIEGMAIAGIAVGATKGYVYTRSEYPHAIAVMEEAIRIARRDGILGASVLGSSYAFDMEVRMGAGAYVCGEETSLLNSLEGKRGVVRAKPPLPALQGLFGKPTVVNNVMSLASIPVILDRGPAFYRDFGVGRSHGTIPIQLAGNLKHGGLYETAFGLTLGQLVNEIGGGTITGRPVKAVQVGGPLGAYFPPSLFDTVFDYEAFAAAGGLIGHAGIVVFDETVDMLKQARFAMEFCAVESCGKCTPCRIGSTRGVEVVDRISRGIEPEKNKVLLEDLCNTMKFGSLCALGGFTPYPVMSALTYFPQDFAPAPVREAAE; via the coding sequence ATGACGATCACCGTCTTCGTTCCGCGTGATGCGAGCGCCCTGGCCGTCGGCGCCGATGCCGTTGCCGCGGCGATCGCTCAGGAAGCCGTCATTCGCGGCCAGGATGTGACGATTGTCCGCAACGGCTCGCGCGGCATGCTGTGGCTGGAAGTGCTGGTGGAAGTGCGCACCGCGCAGGGCCGGCTCGCCTATGGCCCGGTGCGGGTGGCGGATGTTCCCTCTCTCTTCGATGCAGGTTTCCTTGCAGGCGGCGACCATCCGCTCGCGCATGGACCGACCAAGGACATCCCGTTCCTGAAAGGTCAGACGCGGCTTACATTCGCGCGCTGCGGCGTCACGGATCCGTTGTCGCTCGAGGATTACCGCCACTATCAGGGTCTCAAGGGGCTTGCCAATGCCATCGCCATGCCACCCGCCGAGATCGTGGCACAGGTCACGCAAAGCGGGCTGCGCGGTCGCGGTGGCGCCGGTTTCCCCACCGGCATCAAGTGGAAGACGGTGGCCGAGGCGGCTGCCGACCAGAAATACATCGTCTGCAATGCCGATGAGGGCGATAGCGGCACCTTCGCCGACCGGATGATCATGGAGGGCGATCCCTTCGTCCTGATCGAGGGCATGGCGATTGCCGGCATCGCCGTTGGCGCCACCAAAGGCTATGTCTATACACGGTCTGAATATCCCCATGCCATCGCGGTCATGGAAGAGGCGATCCGGATTGCCCGGCGCGATGGTATTCTCGGCGCTTCCGTGCTCGGCTCCTCCTATGCCTTCGATATGGAGGTGCGCATGGGCGCCGGCGCCTATGTCTGCGGCGAGGAAACCTCCCTGCTCAACAGCCTGGAGGGCAAGCGCGGCGTGGTGCGGGCCAAGCCGCCGCTGCCGGCCCTTCAGGGACTCTTCGGCAAACCGACCGTCGTCAACAATGTCATGTCGCTGGCCTCCATTCCGGTCATTCTGGATCGCGGCCCGGCCTTCTACCGGGACTTCGGCGTCGGCCGGTCGCATGGCACGATCCCTATCCAGTTGGCCGGCAATCTGAAACATGGCGGTCTCTATGAAACGGCCTTCGGCCTCACCCTCGGTCAGCTCGTCAACGAGATCGGCGGCGGCACGATCACCGGCCGGCCGGTGAAGGCCGTCCAGGTAGGCGGACCGCTCGGCGCCTATTTCCCACCTTCGCTCTTCGACACGGTCTTCGATTACGAAGCTTTTGCCGCGGCCGGCGGGCTTATCGGCCATGCCGGCATCGTTGTCTTCGACGAGACGGTGGACATGCTGAAGCAGGCGCGCTTCGCCATGGAATTCTGTGCCGTGGAGAGCTGCGGCAAATGCACGCCGTGCCGGATCGGCTCGACCAGAGGCGTAGAGGTGGTCGACAGGATTTCGCGCGGCATCGAGCCGGAAAAGAACAAGGTCTTGCTCGAAGATCTCTGCAATACCATGAAGTTCGGTTCGCTCTGTGCGCTGGGTGGCTTCACGCCCTATCCAGTGATGAGTGCGCTGACCTATTTCCCGCAGGATTTCGCGCCGGCTCCGGTCCGGGAGGCAGCGGAATGA
- a CDS encoding LysR family transcriptional regulator, with protein MIDKLEFFIALAGAAHFGRAAEECGISQPTLSAAIRQLEDQLGVVLVVRGSRYQGLTPEGQRVLEWARRIVGDTRTMREEMRAARKGLAGHIRIAVIPTALAMVPRLTEPFQARHPAVTFSVTSRTSLQVLSQLENLEIDAGITYLDNEPLGRVTTVPLYSERYHLIAATGTPFADRDSVTWKEVSGLRLCLLTADMQNRRIINKHMAEAGVWVKPTLESNSMIVLFSHIRTGQWASIMPRNVAESFGFPEQIRMVPISEPDAEHLVGLVATHREPHTPLVSALLHEARSRAAASAFDRNFLSLHNTPLLT; from the coding sequence ATGATCGACAAGCTGGAATTCTTCATCGCTTTGGCGGGCGCGGCCCATTTCGGCCGGGCTGCGGAGGAGTGCGGGATTTCGCAGCCGACATTGTCAGCCGCCATTCGTCAACTTGAGGATCAACTGGGTGTTGTCCTGGTTGTCAGGGGGTCCCGCTATCAGGGGCTCACGCCGGAAGGTCAGCGCGTGCTGGAATGGGCACGCCGGATCGTGGGCGATACGCGCACCATGCGCGAGGAGATGCGTGCCGCGCGCAAGGGCCTGGCCGGCCATATCCGGATCGCCGTGATTCCGACAGCGCTCGCCATGGTGCCGCGCCTGACCGAGCCGTTTCAGGCGCGCCACCCGGCGGTGACTTTTTCGGTGACCTCGCGCACATCGCTGCAGGTGTTGAGCCAGTTGGAAAATCTCGAAATCGACGCGGGAATCACCTATCTCGACAATGAGCCGCTGGGCCGGGTGACCACGGTTCCGCTCTATTCCGAGCGATATCACCTGATCGCAGCCACCGGAACGCCCTTCGCCGACCGCGACAGCGTGACATGGAAGGAGGTTTCCGGTCTTCGGCTTTGTCTATTGACTGCGGACATGCAGAACCGCCGCATCATCAACAAGCACATGGCGGAAGCCGGTGTCTGGGTAAAGCCGACCCTGGAATCCAATTCGATGATCGTCCTCTTCTCCCATATCCGCACCGGCCAGTGGGCGTCGATCATGCCGCGTAACGTTGCGGAATCCTTTGGTTTTCCTGAACAGATCAGAATGGTGCCGATTTCCGAGCCGGATGCGGAGCATCTCGTCGGCCTCGTCGCGACGCATCGGGAGCCGCACACACCGCTGGTCTCGGCGCTGCTTCACGAGGCAAGATCTCGCGCCGCAGCATCCGCCTTCGATAGAAATTTCCTATCGCTCCACAATACACCGTTATTGACCTGA
- a CDS encoding formate dehydrogenase subunit gamma: MNIRAVAVDEATHIADIIEDCRHLEGPLLPILHGIQHAFGYIPENAKQMIADALNISRAEVHGVVSFYHDFRDRPAGRHSLKLCRAEACQAMGGDRLAESVKARLSLDWHETSADGAVTLEPVFCLGLCAQAPAAMLDGKLHARLDEDCLADILAEVRA, translated from the coding sequence ATGAACATCCGAGCGGTTGCCGTGGATGAGGCAACGCATATCGCCGATATCATTGAAGACTGTCGGCATCTGGAAGGTCCTCTGCTGCCCATTCTGCACGGCATTCAGCACGCATTCGGCTATATTCCGGAAAATGCCAAGCAGATGATCGCCGATGCCTTGAACATCTCGCGCGCCGAGGTGCACGGGGTTGTCAGCTTCTATCACGATTTCCGCGATCGCCCGGCCGGTCGGCACAGCCTTAAGCTCTGTCGCGCCGAAGCCTGCCAGGCCATGGGTGGCGACCGTCTGGCCGAGAGCGTCAAGGCGAGGCTCTCGCTCGACTGGCATGAAACAAGTGCCGATGGCGCCGTGACGCTCGAGCCGGTCTTCTGTCTCGGGCTCTGCGCCCAGGCGCCGGCCGCCATGCTGGATGGAAAGTTGCATGCCCGGCTCGACGAGGACTGTCTTGCCGACATTCTGGCGGAGGTTCGGGCATGA
- the fdhF gene encoding formate dehydrogenase subunit alpha, with protein MPLVPEIDYGTPASKSAELVTLTIDGREITVPAGTSIMRASMEAGIQVPKLCATDMVDAFGSCRLCLIEVEGRNGTPASCTTPVAQGLVVHTQTERLKQIRKGVMELYISDHPLDCLTCAANGDCELQDMAGAVGLRDVRYGYEGDNHVKPRSPVGEINAQWMPKDESNPYFTYDPSKCIVCSRCVRACEEVQGTFALTIEGRGFDSRVSPGAHEAFLSSECVSCGACVQACPTATLTEKSVIEIGQPEHSLVTTCAYCGVGCSFKAEMRGEELVRMVPWKDGQANRGHSCVKGRFAYGYASHKDRILNPMIREKITDPWREVTWDEAFAHVASEFRRLQYQYGREAIGGITSSRCTNEETFLVQKLIRAGFGNNNVDTCARVCHSPTGYGLGQAFGTSAGTQNFDSVEQSDVVLVIGANPTDGHPVFGSRLKKRLRQGAKLIVIDPRRIDLVRTPHVEAAFHLPLKPGTNVAVLTAIAHVIVTEGLFDEAFIRERCDWSEFQDWAGFVAEPQHSPEETERFTGVPAADLRGAARLYAKGGNGAIYYGLGVTEHSQGSTTVMAIANLAMATGNIGRPGVGVNPLRGQNNVQGSCDMGSFPHELPGYRHISDDATRETFEKLWGVTLHNEPGLRIPNMLDAAVDGTFKGIYIQGEDILQSDPDTKHVSAGLAAMECVVVHDLFLNETANYAHVFLPGSTFLEKDGTFTNAERRINRVRKVMTPKNGYADWEVTQKLAQAMGLAWNYAHPAQIMDEIAATTPSFAGVSYAYLEEKGSVQWPCNEAFPEGSPIMHVNGFVRGKGKFIRTEYVATDERTGPRFPLLLTTGRILSQYNVGAQTRRTENVVWHAEDRLEIHPHDAEQRGIKDGDWVKLASRAGETTLRALITNRVAPGVVYTTFHHPNTQANVITTDFSDWATNCPEYKVTAVQISPSNGPTEWQEDYEELSRRSRRIGGKLEAAE; from the coding sequence ATGCCCCTCGTTCCTGAAATCGATTACGGTACGCCGGCGTCGAAAAGCGCCGAACTGGTGACGCTGACCATTGATGGCCGGGAGATCACGGTGCCGGCCGGCACATCCATCATGCGCGCCTCGATGGAGGCCGGCATCCAGGTGCCGAAACTCTGCGCCACCGATATGGTGGATGCGTTCGGCTCCTGCCGCCTCTGTCTGATCGAGGTGGAGGGCCGCAACGGTACCCCTGCCTCCTGCACCACGCCTGTCGCTCAGGGCCTCGTCGTCCACACGCAGACGGAGCGTCTGAAGCAGATCCGCAAAGGCGTGATGGAGCTCTATATTTCCGATCATCCGCTCGACTGTCTCACCTGTGCGGCGAACGGCGATTGCGAATTGCAGGACATGGCGGGCGCCGTCGGCCTGCGCGATGTCCGCTATGGCTACGAGGGCGACAACCATGTGAAGCCACGCTCGCCGGTGGGTGAGATCAATGCGCAGTGGATGCCGAAGGACGAGAGCAATCCCTATTTCACCTATGATCCCTCGAAATGCATCGTCTGCTCGCGCTGCGTGAGGGCATGCGAGGAGGTGCAGGGGACGTTTGCGTTGACGATCGAGGGCCGGGGCTTCGACAGCCGCGTCTCGCCGGGCGCGCATGAGGCCTTCCTCTCCTCCGAATGCGTGTCCTGCGGCGCCTGCGTGCAGGCCTGCCCGACCGCCACGCTGACCGAGAAATCCGTCATCGAGATCGGCCAGCCCGAGCATTCGCTCGTCACGACCTGCGCCTATTGCGGCGTCGGCTGCTCCTTCAAGGCGGAGATGCGCGGCGAGGAACTGGTGCGCATGGTGCCTTGGAAGGATGGACAGGCCAATCGCGGCCACTCCTGCGTGAAAGGTCGGTTCGCCTATGGTTACGCAAGCCACAAGGATCGCATCCTCAATCCGATGATCCGCGAGAAGATCACCGATCCCTGGCGGGAGGTCACTTGGGACGAGGCCTTTGCGCATGTGGCGTCCGAATTTCGCCGCCTGCAATACCAGTATGGGCGCGAAGCGATCGGCGGCATCACCTCCTCGCGCTGCACCAATGAAGAAACGTTCCTCGTCCAGAAGCTCATCCGGGCAGGCTTCGGCAACAATAATGTCGATACCTGCGCGCGAGTCTGTCATTCACCGACCGGCTATGGTCTCGGCCAGGCCTTCGGCACCTCCGCGGGAACGCAGAATTTCGACAGTGTCGAACAGTCGGATGTGGTGCTGGTGATCGGCGCCAATCCGACGGATGGTCATCCGGTTTTCGGCTCAAGGCTGAAGAAGCGGCTGCGCCAGGGCGCAAAGCTCATCGTGATCGATCCGCGCCGGATCGATCTGGTGCGCACCCCGCATGTGGAAGCCGCTTTCCATCTGCCGCTGAAGCCGGGCACCAATGTGGCGGTGCTGACCGCCATCGCCCATGTCATCGTGACCGAGGGACTGTTCGACGAGGCCTTTATCCGCGAGCGGTGCGACTGGTCGGAATTTCAGGATTGGGCAGGCTTCGTTGCCGAGCCGCAGCATTCGCCGGAGGAAACGGAGCGCTTCACCGGTGTTCCCGCCGCGGATCTGCGGGGCGCGGCGCGCCTCTATGCCAAGGGCGGCAATGGCGCAATCTATTACGGTCTCGGCGTGACCGAGCACAGCCAGGGCTCCACCACCGTCATGGCTATCGCCAATCTGGCCATGGCGACCGGCAATATCGGGCGTCCCGGGGTTGGCGTGAACCCGCTGCGCGGCCAGAACAATGTCCAGGGCTCGTGCGACATGGGATCCTTCCCGCATGAATTGCCGGGCTATCGGCATATTTCCGACGACGCGACCCGCGAAACCTTCGAGAAATTGTGGGGGGTCACGCTGCACAATGAACCGGGCCTGCGGATACCCAATATGCTGGATGCCGCAGTCGATGGCACGTTCAAGGGGATCTATATCCAGGGCGAGGATATTCTCCAGTCGGATCCGGATACGAAACATGTGTCGGCCGGTCTGGCGGCGATGGAATGTGTCGTGGTGCATGACCTGTTCCTCAACGAGACGGCCAATTACGCGCATGTCTTCCTGCCCGGATCGACCTTCCTCGAGAAGGACGGCACATTTACCAATGCCGAGCGCCGCATCAACCGGGTTCGCAAGGTCATGACCCCGAAAAACGGTTATGCGGATTGGGAAGTCACCCAGAAGCTGGCTCAGGCCATGGGCCTTGCCTGGAATTACGCGCATCCCGCACAGATCATGGATGAGATCGCCGCCACCACGCCGAGCTTTGCCGGCGTCTCCTATGCCTATCTGGAGGAGAAGGGTTCGGTGCAGTGGCCCTGCAACGAGGCCTTCCCGGAGGGATCGCCGATCATGCATGTCAATGGCTTCGTGCGCGGTAAGGGTAAGTTTATCCGGACCGAGTATGTCGCGACGGATGAACGCACGGGGCCGCGCTTCCCGCTTCTGCTCACCACCGGGCGCATCCTGTCGCAGTATAATGTCGGCGCCCAGACCCGTCGCACCGAGAATGTGGTATGGCATGCGGAAGACCGGCTGGAGATCCACCCGCATGATGCCGAGCAGCGTGGCATCAAGGACGGCGACTGGGTGAAGCTGGCGAGCCGCGCCGGCGAGACGACGCTCAGGGCGCTGATTACCAATCGCGTTGCGCCCGGCGTGGTCTATACCACCTTCCACCACCCGAATACGCAGGCCAATGTCATCACCACGGACTTCTCCGACTGGGCCACCAATTGCCCGGAATACAAGGTGACGGCCGTGCAGATCTCACCCTCCAACGGCCCCACCGAATGGCAGGAGGATTACGAGGAACTCAGCCGCCGCTCCCGCCGCATTGGCGGCAAACTCGAAGCGGCGGAGTAA
- a CDS encoding L-lactate dehydrogenase codes for MKVAIIGAGMVGSAAAYALALAGTVSEVVLLDRNGRLASAQAEDIAHATPFHSATTVRAGGYQDLEGAQVIILACGVNQQPGESRLLLLERNTEVFRAVVHRALAVAPDSVLLVASNPVDIMTHITTRLSGLPPQRVIGSGTILDTARFRSLLGRHLGISAQSVHAYVLGEHGDSEVLAWSNALAGSVRINAFADQVGRPLDDALRAAIDDDVRNAAYRIIEGKGSTYYGIGAGLARIVKAIARDQRAVLSVSIVTPDVEGVRDVALSVPRIIGAKGVLGDLFPELSEEEHAALKRSARLLQEKAAGLV; via the coding sequence ATGAAGGTCGCGATTATCGGAGCCGGCATGGTGGGCAGTGCCGCGGCCTATGCGCTGGCGCTGGCCGGCACGGTCAGCGAGGTCGTGCTGCTGGACCGCAATGGACGCTTGGCCAGCGCCCAGGCGGAAGATATTGCGCACGCCACGCCCTTCCATTCGGCAACCACGGTGAGGGCCGGCGGATATCAGGACCTGGAGGGTGCGCAGGTCATCATCCTGGCATGCGGCGTCAACCAGCAGCCGGGCGAGAGCCGCTTGTTGCTGCTGGAGCGCAATACGGAGGTGTTTCGTGCGGTCGTCCATCGGGCCCTTGCGGTCGCGCCGGACAGTGTCCTGCTCGTTGCCTCCAATCCCGTCGATATCATGACGCATATCACCACGCGGCTTTCGGGCCTGCCTCCGCAGCGGGTCATCGGCTCCGGCACCATCCTGGACACGGCCCGCTTTCGCAGCCTGCTAGGCCGCCATCTCGGCATTTCCGCCCAATCCGTGCACGCCTATGTGCTGGGCGAGCATGGGGATAGCGAGGTCCTGGCCTGGTCCAATGCCCTGGCAGGCTCCGTCAGGATCAATGCCTTCGCAGATCAGGTGGGGCGCCCGCTGGATGATGCGCTGCGGGCGGCGATTGATGACGACGTCCGCAATGCCGCCTATCGTATCATCGAAGGCAAGGGATCCACCTACTATGGTATCGGTGCAGGGCTGGCACGTATCGTCAAGGCGATTGCGCGTGATCAGCGAGCCGTTCTGTCGGTCTCCATCGTCACGCCGGATGTCGAAGGCGTGCGGGATGTCGCGCTGTCCGTGCCGCGGATCATCGGCGCTAAAGGTGTGCTGGGCGATCTGTTTCCGGAGCTGAGCGAGGAGGAGCATGCGGCGCTGAAACGAAGCGCGCGCCTGCTGCAGGAGAAGGCCGCCGGCCTGGTCTGA
- the atpD gene encoding F0F1 ATP synthase subunit beta, whose product MARAATLNTTASTATESVGRVTQVIGAVVDVAFSGELPAILNALETDNNGNRLVLEVAQHLGENQIRAIAMDSTEGLVRGQPVANTGAPISVPVGDETLGRIINVIGEAVDELGPIPTQARRAIHQPAPEYVEQSTEAEILVTGIKVVDLLAPYAKGGKIGLFGGAGVGKTVLIMELINNVAKAHGGYSVFAGVGERTREGNDLYHEMIESKVNVDPHENNGSAAGSKCALVYGQMNEPPGARARVALTGLTIAEDFRDKGQDVLFFVDNIFRFTQAGSEVSALLGRIPSAVGYQPTLATDMGALQERITTTNKGSITSVQAIYVPADDLTDPAPATSFAHLDATTVLSRSIAEKGIYPAVDPLDSTSRMLDPIVIGEEHYDVARKVQSTLQRYKSLQDIIAILGMDELSEEDKQTVARARKIERFLSQPFHVAEIFTGAPGKLVSLEDTIKGFKGLVNGDYDHLPEAAFYMVGSIEEAIEKAKKLAAGA is encoded by the coding sequence ATGGCTAGAGCAGCGACCCTGAATACCACCGCAAGCACCGCGACGGAATCCGTCGGTCGTGTCACGCAGGTCATCGGCGCCGTCGTCGACGTTGCCTTCTCCGGTGAACTGCCGGCGATCCTGAATGCGCTGGAAACCGACAACAACGGCAACCGCCTGGTTCTGGAAGTCGCTCAGCATCTGGGCGAAAACCAGATCCGCGCGATCGCCATGGACTCGACCGAAGGCCTGGTTCGCGGCCAGCCGGTCGCCAATACCGGCGCACCGATCTCCGTTCCGGTCGGCGACGAAACGCTCGGCCGCATCATCAACGTCATCGGTGAAGCCGTCGACGAACTGGGCCCGATCCCGACCCAGGCCCGCCGCGCCATCCACCAGCCGGCTCCGGAATATGTCGAGCAGTCGACCGAAGCCGAGATCCTCGTCACCGGCATCAAGGTCGTCGACCTTCTGGCGCCATATGCCAAGGGCGGCAAGATCGGCCTCTTCGGCGGCGCCGGCGTCGGCAAGACGGTTCTCATCATGGAACTGATCAACAACGTTGCCAAGGCGCATGGCGGTTACTCGGTCTTCGCCGGCGTGGGCGAGCGTACCCGCGAGGGCAACGACCTTTACCACGAAATGATCGAATCCAAGGTCAATGTCGATCCGCATGAGAATAACGGCTCTGCAGCCGGTTCCAAATGCGCGCTCGTCTACGGCCAGATGAACGAGCCGCCGGGCGCCCGTGCCCGCGTCGCCCTGACCGGCCTGACAATCGCTGAAGATTTCCGCGACAAGGGTCAGGACGTTCTGTTCTTCGTCGACAACATCTTCCGCTTCACCCAGGCAGGTTCGGAAGTCTCGGCTCTGCTCGGCCGTATCCCGTCGGCCGTTGGCTATCAGCCGACGCTGGCGACCGATATGGGCGCCCTGCAGGAGCGCATCACCACCACCAATAAGGGATCGATCACCTCGGTTCAGGCCATCTATGTTCCGGCCGACGACTTGACCGACCCGGCACCGGCCACGTCCTTCGCGCACTTGGACGCCACGACCGTTCTGTCGCGTTCGATCGCCGAAAAGGGCATCTATCCGGCCGTCGATCCGCTCGACTCCACGTCGCGCATGCTCGACCCGATCGTGATCGGCGAAGAGCATTACGACGTTGCTCGTAAGGTCCAGTCGACGCTGCAGCGCTACAAGTCGCTTCAGGACATCATCGCCATTCTCGGCATGGATGAACTGTCGGAAGAAGACAAGCAGACGGTTGCCCGCGCCCGCAAGATCGAGCGCTTCCTGTCGCAGCCCTTCCACGTCGCTGAAATCTTCACCGGCGCACCGGGCAAGCTGGTTTCGCTGGAAGACACGATCAAGGGCTTCAAGGGCCTCGTGAACGGCGATTACGATCACCTGCCGGAAGCTGCCTTCTACATGGTCGGCTCGATCGAAGAAGCGATCGAGAAGGCTAAGAAGCTCGCTGCAGGCGCCTGA
- a CDS encoding PAS domain-containing sensor histidine kinase, translating into MTTPERLSFLRGIGRAAELARGLDWAATPLGPAQDWPMALKTAVNMTLNSAFPTAIAWGPDLTLIYNDGYRLLLGDQGDAMGHPLAEVWAQAWDILGPVAEAARTGTASFEEDLALMMARNGAPEEAFFTFGYSPLADDDGGIGGIVHTVVETTARVTAERQFRLMNSELHHRMKNMFATVSSIVSQTLRLERPVAEVRPLLLQRINTIANAQSLLLDENRGDLPLQQVLEAALSPHNIDRNRVRLQGSASIELNEKRSLSLSLALNELVTNAIHYGALSNESGYVVIAWEEEQEGGFQLTWQEVGGPPVQAPGRRGFGTTLVERIAPHDFGGTGELTYEADGLRYELRTNRL; encoded by the coding sequence GTGACGACACCGGAAAGACTGTCATTTCTTCGGGGAATCGGCCGGGCGGCAGAGCTGGCGCGCGGGCTGGACTGGGCGGCAACGCCGCTTGGCCCTGCACAGGATTGGCCGATGGCGCTGAAGACGGCGGTCAACATGACGCTCAACTCCGCTTTCCCGACAGCGATCGCCTGGGGACCCGACCTCACCCTGATCTATAATGATGGCTACCGGCTCCTTCTCGGCGATCAAGGCGATGCCATGGGGCATCCGCTTGCCGAGGTCTGGGCGCAGGCCTGGGACATACTTGGACCGGTTGCCGAAGCGGCCCGGACGGGCACGGCAAGCTTTGAAGAGGATCTGGCGCTGATGATGGCGCGCAACGGCGCTCCGGAAGAGGCATTCTTTACCTTCGGCTATAGCCCCCTCGCCGATGACGATGGCGGCATCGGCGGGATTGTGCACACGGTGGTGGAGACCACCGCCCGGGTCACGGCGGAACGCCAGTTCCGCCTGATGAATTCCGAGCTGCATCATCGCATGAAGAACATGTTTGCGACGGTCAGTTCCATTGTCAGCCAAACCTTGCGGCTGGAACGGCCGGTGGCGGAGGTCCGCCCGCTGCTCCTGCAGCGCATCAACACCATCGCCAATGCCCAATCCCTGCTGCTGGACGAGAACCGCGGAGACCTGCCCCTGCAACAGGTGCTGGAAGCAGCCCTTTCTCCCCACAACATCGACCGCAACCGCGTCAGGCTGCAAGGCTCGGCCTCTATCGAGTTGAACGAGAAGCGGTCGCTCTCGCTATCGCTTGCCTTGAACGAGCTGGTGACCAATGCCATCCACTATGGCGCCCTCTCCAATGAGAGCGGCTACGTGGTGATCGCATGGGAGGAAGAGCAGGAGGGCGGTTTCCAGCTGACCTGGCAGGAGGTCGGTGGACCTCCGGTCCAGGCGCCCGGCAGGCGTGGCTTTGGCACGACCCTGGTGGAGCGGATCGCCCCGCATGACTTCGGCGGAACCGGCGAATTGACTTATGAGGCGGATGGGCTGCGCTACGAGCTGCGCACGAACCGGCTTTAG
- a CDS encoding F0F1 ATP synthase subunit epsilon gives MADSFQFELVSPERLLLSEKVTEVVIPATLGEMTVMAKHAPTMTTIKPGMVTVKLAAGGTKKYVVFGGFADILPTGCTLLAESAVPQEEVNRDLFESRIASLRQDITDAPTDEHRTQLELMLSELTHLNKSILPG, from the coding sequence ATGGCCGACTCTTTCCAATTTGAATTGGTTTCGCCCGAGCGCCTTCTCCTTTCGGAAAAGGTGACGGAGGTCGTGATCCCGGCGACACTCGGCGAGATGACCGTGATGGCGAAGCACGCGCCGACGATGACGACGATCAAGCCGGGCATGGTGACGGTGAAGCTGGCTGCCGGCGGGACCAAGAAATACGTCGTCTTCGGCGGTTTCGCCGACATCCTGCCGACGGGCTGCACGCTGCTCGCCGAATCGGCCGTGCCGCAGGAAGAGGTCAATCGCGACCTGTTCGAGTCGCGGATCGCATCCCTGCGCCAGGACATTACCGACGCGCCGACCGACGAACATCGCACGCAGCTCGAACTGATGCTGTCCGAGCTCACGCATCTGAACAAGTCGATCCTGCCGGGCTGA